A single region of the Marinobacter salinisoli genome encodes:
- the urtD gene encoding urea ABC transporter ATP-binding protein UrtD, producing the protein MNAARKKHEDFLLAVEGLTVSFDGFKAVDDLSFYLDPKEIRVIIGPNGAGKTTVLDLICGKTKSTSGSIRFQGKELTRLKEHQIVHQGVGRKFQTPSVFEDLTVFENLELSYPKGHSVVGALAFKRDTAVLAAVQEVAETIFLDDALDQPAASLSHGQKQWLEIGMLLIQKPDLLMLDEPVAGMSVAERKKTAELLKKITKDHTVLVIEHDMQFVGDIADRVTVMHQGKVLSEGSIEHVKNDPKVVEVYLGH; encoded by the coding sequence ATGAACGCAGCCAGAAAAAAGCACGAGGACTTCCTGCTGGCGGTTGAAGGGCTCACCGTGTCCTTCGACGGATTCAAGGCAGTAGATGACCTCTCGTTCTACCTCGACCCAAAAGAAATCCGCGTGATCATCGGCCCCAACGGGGCCGGCAAAACCACGGTGCTGGATCTGATCTGCGGCAAAACCAAGTCCACCTCCGGTTCCATCCGCTTCCAGGGCAAGGAGCTGACCAGGCTGAAGGAACACCAGATCGTCCATCAGGGCGTCGGGCGCAAGTTCCAGACCCCGTCGGTGTTCGAAGACCTGACGGTGTTCGAGAACCTGGAGCTGTCTTACCCCAAGGGCCACAGCGTGGTGGGTGCCCTGGCTTTCAAGCGCGACACCGCGGTGTTGGCGGCGGTGCAGGAGGTGGCCGAAACCATCTTCCTGGATGATGCCCTGGATCAGCCCGCGGCCTCCCTCAGTCACGGCCAGAAGCAGTGGCTGGAGATTGGCATGCTGCTGATCCAGAAGCCGGACCTGCTGATGCTGGATGAACCGGTGGCGGGCATGTCGGTGGCGGAGCGCAAGAAGACCGCCGAACTGCTGAAAAAGATCACCAAGGACCACACGGTGCTGGTGATCGAGCACGACATGCAGTTCGTCGGCGACATTGCCGACCGGGTCACAGTGATGCATCAGGGCAAGGTGTTGTCGGAAGGGTCGATCGAGCACGTGAAGAACGACCCGAAAGTCGTCGAAGTCTACTTGGGGCACTGA
- the urtC gene encoding urea ABC transporter permease subunit UrtC, whose translation MSTPSALKWFGSREGIYYLILALLLVVVLPMALDPFRLNLVGKYLTYAFVAIGLVMCWGKAGILSLGQGIFFGLGGYCMAMFLKLEASTPEATAIQSTPGIPDFMDWNQLTELPWFWVPFNSFAFALFAVIAVPVLLAFIIGFAMFTRRVGGVYFAIITQAVAAILTILIIGQQGYTGGVNGITDLRTLLGWDIRTDNAKMILYFVCVGLLFLCLFAAKAVQSSKLGRILVAMNAQETRVRFSGYDVAAFKIFVFCLAAAFAGIGGAMFTLIVGFMSPSFVGIVASIEMVIFCALGGRLSILGAVYGALLVNAAKSGFSESFPELWLFAMGALFIGVVMAFPNGLAGLYKDYVMPLEERLFRRTPKAQAAPAVAPDAPAQPAPAPKKPEPVADSAKADYDPMLDHYSPEKS comes from the coding sequence ATGAGTACACCGTCTGCACTGAAATGGTTTGGCTCCCGCGAGGGCATCTACTACCTGATCCTGGCGTTGCTGCTGGTGGTGGTTTTGCCCATGGCGCTGGACCCGTTCCGACTCAACCTGGTGGGTAAGTACCTTACCTACGCCTTTGTCGCCATCGGCCTGGTGATGTGCTGGGGTAAAGCCGGCATTCTCAGCCTGGGGCAGGGCATCTTCTTCGGCCTCGGTGGTTACTGCATGGCCATGTTCCTGAAGCTGGAGGCCTCCACGCCGGAGGCCACCGCCATCCAGTCCACCCCGGGCATTCCGGACTTCATGGACTGGAATCAGCTGACCGAGTTGCCCTGGTTCTGGGTGCCTTTTAATAGCTTCGCCTTTGCCCTGTTTGCGGTCATTGCCGTACCCGTGCTGCTGGCGTTCATTATCGGCTTTGCCATGTTCACCCGGCGGGTCGGGGGTGTGTACTTCGCCATCATCACCCAGGCGGTGGCGGCCATCCTGACCATCCTGATCATTGGTCAGCAGGGCTACACCGGCGGTGTAAACGGCATTACCGACCTGCGCACCCTGCTGGGCTGGGACATCCGCACTGACAACGCCAAGATGATTCTGTACTTCGTGTGCGTTGGCCTGCTGTTCCTGTGCCTGTTCGCCGCCAAAGCGGTGCAGTCCAGCAAGCTGGGCCGGATTCTGGTGGCGATGAACGCCCAGGAAACCCGGGTGCGCTTCTCCGGCTACGACGTGGCCGCCTTCAAGATCTTCGTGTTCTGCCTGGCGGCGGCCTTTGCTGGCATTGGCGGCGCCATGTTCACCCTGATCGTGGGCTTTATGTCGCCCTCCTTCGTGGGCATCGTGGCCTCCATTGAAATGGTCATCTTCTGTGCCCTGGGTGGTCGGTTGTCGATCCTCGGTGCGGTGTACGGTGCCCTGCTGGTCAACGCCGCGAAGAGTGGGTTCTCCGAGTCTTTTCCGGAACTCTGGCTGTTTGCCATGGGCGCCCTGTTCATCGGTGTGGTGATGGCCTTCCCGAACGGTCTGGCAGGTCTCTATAAGGACTATGTCATGCCGCTGGAAGAGCGCCTGTTCCGTCGCACGCCCAAGGCTCAGGCTGCCCCGGCTGTCGCCCCTGACGCACCCGCGCAACCGGCACCGGCGCCCAAGAAGCCAGAGCCTGTTGCCGACAGCGCCAAGGCGGACTACGACCCCATGCTTGATCACTACAGCCCGGAGAAATCCTGA
- the urtB gene encoding urea ABC transporter permease subunit UrtB, which produces MFDGYTTSELMSIFAMQGFAGLSLFSVFVLMALGLAIIFGQMGVINMAHGEFMILGAYTTYITSSLFQSYLPGWFGGYFFVAMILAFLICAALGMLIEWLMIRHLYHRPLDTLLATWGLSLIMQQAYRSIFGAREVGVELPEWMMGAIQVTDLVELPINGLLVMIIALSIAVALYFLMYRSGYGKKVRAVVQNRPMAEAVGINSSAIDRMTFALGCGIAGVAGSAFTMIGSTGPSSGQAYIVDTFLVVVFGGAQSLIGTIVSAFSISQAQSTMEFFLSGSMAKVLTLLVVVGILMLRPEGLMALKVRR; this is translated from the coding sequence ATGTTTGACGGTTACACCACCAGCGAATTGATGTCGATTTTTGCCATGCAGGGCTTTGCCGGCCTGTCCCTGTTTTCAGTCTTCGTACTGATGGCGCTCGGCCTGGCGATCATCTTCGGTCAGATGGGGGTGATCAATATGGCCCACGGGGAATTCATGATCCTGGGCGCGTATACCACCTATATCACCTCCAGCCTGTTCCAGAGTTACTTGCCGGGATGGTTTGGTGGCTACTTCTTCGTCGCCATGATTCTGGCCTTCCTGATTTGCGCGGCCCTCGGGATGCTCATCGAGTGGCTGATGATCCGACACCTCTACCACCGCCCCCTGGATACCCTGCTGGCCACCTGGGGCCTGAGCCTGATCATGCAGCAAGCCTATCGCTCCATCTTCGGCGCCCGTGAAGTGGGTGTGGAATTGCCCGAGTGGATGATGGGCGCGATTCAGGTCACTGACCTGGTTGAACTGCCGATCAACGGCTTGCTGGTGATGATCATTGCGCTGTCCATTGCCGTGGCCTTGTACTTCCTGATGTACCGCTCCGGCTACGGCAAGAAAGTGCGCGCGGTGGTACAGAACCGCCCGATGGCCGAAGCGGTGGGCATCAACAGTTCCGCCATTGACCGCATGACCTTCGCGTTGGGCTGCGGTATCGCCGGCGTCGCCGGTAGCGCCTTCACCATGATTGGCTCCACCGGTCCTTCCTCGGGCCAGGCGTACATCGTCGACACCTTCCTGGTGGTGGTCTTCGGCGGTGCCCAGAGCCTGATTGGCACCATCGTGTCTGCGTTCTCCATCTCACAGGCCCAATCCACCATGGAATTCTTCCTCAGCGGCTCAATGGCCAAGGTGCTCACGCTGCTGGTCGTGGTCGGCATCCTGATGCTGCGCCCGGAAGGACTGATGGCCCTCAAGGTGCGCCGATAG
- the urtA gene encoding urea ABC transporter substrate-binding protein, producing the protein MLATTVHAAPPTEEVNTTGLAVTDDTVTVGILHSVTGTMAISETGSVQAEKLAIEQINASGGVLGRQIKYVQEDGASDWPTFAEKSRKLLRQDKVAAVFGCWTSASRKAVLPVFEQYNGMLYYPTFYEGLEESPNVIYTGQEATQQIIAGIDWAVNEKGAESFYLLGSDYIWPRTSNKIARKHIDKLGLKVSGEEYYPLGHTQFNSVINKIKLKKPDVIFAIVVGGSNVAFYKQLQAAGIDPTKEKPLVLTISVTEDEIRGIGGENVEGIYASMKYFQSLDNENNKAFVKAFKEKYGDDMVIGDVTQAAYLGPWLWKAAVEKAGSFDIDKIREVSPGIEFTEAPEGYVRIHENHHLWSKGRIGLAQADGQYKLVHETDDLMEPDPFPEGYQ; encoded by the coding sequence ATGCTGGCCACCACGGTGCATGCGGCACCGCCCACCGAGGAAGTAAACACCACGGGCCTGGCGGTGACTGACGATACCGTTACCGTCGGCATTCTGCATTCCGTCACCGGCACCATGGCGATCAGTGAGACCGGTTCGGTACAGGCGGAAAAACTCGCTATTGAGCAGATCAACGCGTCGGGTGGTGTACTGGGTCGTCAGATCAAGTACGTGCAGGAAGACGGCGCCAGTGACTGGCCGACCTTCGCCGAGAAATCCCGCAAGCTGCTGCGTCAGGACAAGGTCGCTGCGGTGTTCGGGTGCTGGACTTCTGCCTCCCGTAAGGCGGTACTGCCGGTGTTCGAGCAGTACAACGGCATGCTCTACTACCCGACCTTCTATGAAGGTCTGGAAGAGTCTCCCAACGTGATCTACACCGGCCAGGAAGCCACCCAGCAGATCATCGCCGGTATTGACTGGGCGGTGAACGAGAAGGGCGCCGAGTCTTTCTACCTGCTCGGTTCGGACTACATCTGGCCGCGTACCTCCAACAAGATCGCCCGTAAGCACATCGACAAGCTGGGCCTGAAAGTCTCCGGCGAAGAGTACTACCCGCTGGGCCATACCCAGTTCAACTCGGTGATCAACAAGATCAAGCTGAAGAAGCCGGATGTGATCTTCGCCATCGTAGTGGGTGGTTCCAACGTGGCCTTCTACAAGCAGCTGCAGGCCGCCGGTATCGACCCGACCAAGGAAAAGCCACTGGTACTGACCATCTCCGTCACCGAGGATGAAATCCGCGGCATCGGTGGTGAGAACGTCGAAGGCATCTACGCCTCCATGAAGTACTTCCAGTCTCTCGATAACGAGAACAACAAGGCGTTCGTCAAGGCCTTCAAAGAGAAGTACGGCGACGACATGGTGATCGGTGACGTGACCCAGGCCGCCTACCTTGGCCCCTGGCTGTGGAAGGCTGCGGTTGAGAAGGCCGGTTCCTTCGACATCGACAAGATCCGCGAAGTGTCCCCGGGCATCGAGTTCACCGAAGCACCGGAAGGCTACGTGCGCATCCACGAAAACCATCACCTCTGGTCCAAGGGCCGCATTGGTCTGGCGCAAGCCGATGGCCAGTACAAGCTGGTTCATGAGACCGACGACCTGATGGAGCCGGACCCGTTCCCGGAAGGTTACCAGTAA
- a CDS encoding hybrid sensor histidine kinase/response regulator: MAAQQNIFRVRRSYNQWVANETLEDYALRFTAKSARRWSAARVSNTALGAISFLALEAIGGAITLHYGFDNAFAAILVVSLVIFLTAMPISYYAAKYGVDIDLLTRGAGFGYIGSTITSLIYATFTFIFFAIEAAIMAMALEMLFGVPLVIGYLICSVVIIPLVTHGITTISRFQVWTQPVWILLQLVPFAFILYAETSSVSDWTQFQGLNNAGAEGLNVVMFGAAAAVVFSLIAQIGEQVDFLRFIPKPQNREEKRRWWLAVMSGGPGWIVIGMLKILAGSFLAVLALNQGVSASEAADPTQMYVVAFNYITHSPEVSLAVAGIFVILCQLKINVTNAYAGSIAWSNFFSRLTRSHPGRVVWLFFNVTIALLVMELGVYRALEETLGFYGIVAIAWVGALVADLVINKPLGLSPKHIEFKRAHLYDINPVGVGAMVIASLAGMICHTGVFGAYAQALSHFIALGVALIAAPAIAWHTGGRFYTARPSATIASDHTLQQCTICEHAFEPEDVTHCPAYAGTICSLCCSLDARCGDVCKPGGSYREQLQQFLGYLMPASWLQRLHSRLGHFLSLLFVINGLSGLLLSLIYFKTPVASASEAVLLSATLWKVFFILVIVTGVTCWLFVLAHESRVVAEEESHRQTRLLLDEITAHERTDQALQQAKEQAEAANGAKSRYLTGISHELRSPLNAILGYAQLLEGDDSIPSHRKEALGVIRRSGEYLADLIEGLLDISKIEAGRLDLHRDQVRIGLLMEQLVTMFRLQAEEKGLTFSYHCPYPLPEMVSTDEKRLRQVLINLLSNAIKYTDRGSITLTLRYRSQVAEFTVQDTGEGIAEDNIERIFRPFERIRTPGQSRSGTGLGLTITRLLTEIMGGDISVASEPGKGSTFKVSLMLSSLHNASPGALAAPARRVYGYYGPRRKVLLVDDDLSHRQVMRAMLAPLGFEIQDLGNSLEVLKTVRANQPDLVLLDVSMPGLTGWQVLEQLRAEKLLMPVVMVSADANEGHHAADCPRLHDDYIIKPVRQALLLDTIAQVLGLEWRYLPHQEALPAAVVAGDVPLTLPAGEHCLNLANLARIGHRKGLLEALHDLGSQGLAEARFVDALKQLTNDFQFETILERLEVTDHETS; the protein is encoded by the coding sequence ATGGCTGCACAACAGAACATTTTCCGGGTTCGCAGAAGCTACAACCAGTGGGTCGCCAATGAGACCCTGGAAGATTACGCCCTGCGCTTTACCGCCAAGAGTGCCCGGCGCTGGTCCGCGGCCCGGGTGAGCAATACCGCGCTGGGGGCCATCTCGTTCCTGGCGCTGGAAGCCATTGGCGGGGCCATTACCCTGCACTACGGGTTTGATAATGCGTTCGCCGCCATTCTGGTGGTCAGCCTGGTCATCTTCCTCACCGCCATGCCCATCAGTTACTACGCCGCCAAGTACGGCGTCGACATTGACCTGCTCACCCGGGGCGCGGGCTTCGGCTACATCGGCTCCACCATTACCTCGCTGATCTACGCCACCTTCACCTTCATCTTCTTCGCCATCGAAGCGGCCATCATGGCGATGGCGCTGGAAATGCTGTTCGGGGTACCGCTGGTGATCGGCTACCTGATCTGTTCGGTGGTGATCATTCCGCTGGTCACCCACGGCATCACCACCATCAGCCGGTTCCAGGTGTGGACCCAGCCGGTGTGGATTCTGCTGCAACTGGTGCCTTTTGCCTTCATCCTGTATGCCGAGACCTCGTCGGTTTCCGACTGGACGCAGTTTCAGGGCCTGAACAATGCCGGTGCCGAAGGCCTCAATGTGGTGATGTTCGGCGCCGCCGCTGCGGTGGTTTTTTCCCTGATTGCCCAGATTGGCGAGCAGGTCGATTTTCTGCGCTTTATCCCCAAGCCGCAGAACCGGGAAGAGAAACGCCGCTGGTGGCTGGCGGTGATGTCCGGCGGACCGGGCTGGATCGTGATCGGCATGCTGAAAATACTGGCGGGCTCTTTCCTGGCCGTACTGGCACTGAATCAGGGCGTGTCGGCAAGCGAAGCGGCGGACCCAACCCAGATGTACGTGGTGGCGTTCAATTACATCACCCACTCGCCGGAGGTGTCCCTGGCGGTGGCCGGCATTTTCGTGATCCTGTGCCAGCTCAAGATCAACGTCACCAACGCCTACGCCGGCTCCATTGCCTGGTCCAACTTCTTTTCCCGCCTCACCCGCAGCCACCCGGGCCGGGTGGTCTGGCTGTTTTTCAACGTCACCATCGCGTTGCTGGTGATGGAACTGGGGGTTTACCGGGCCCTGGAAGAAACCCTGGGCTTCTATGGCATTGTCGCCATTGCCTGGGTGGGTGCACTGGTGGCGGATCTGGTGATCAACAAGCCGCTGGGGCTCAGCCCCAAACACATCGAATTCAAGCGGGCGCACCTGTACGACATCAACCCGGTGGGCGTGGGGGCCATGGTCATTGCCTCGCTCGCAGGCATGATTTGCCACACCGGTGTGTTTGGCGCATACGCCCAGGCCCTGTCCCACTTCATTGCCCTCGGCGTTGCCCTGATCGCCGCCCCGGCCATCGCCTGGCACACCGGGGGCCGGTTCTACACCGCACGGCCGTCGGCCACCATTGCCAGTGACCACACCCTGCAGCAGTGCACAATTTGTGAACACGCCTTCGAGCCCGAGGATGTCACCCACTGCCCGGCCTACGCCGGCACCATTTGTTCCCTGTGCTGCTCGCTGGATGCCCGCTGCGGGGATGTGTGCAAGCCCGGCGGCAGTTACCGCGAACAACTTCAGCAGTTCCTGGGCTACCTGATGCCCGCCAGCTGGCTGCAACGCCTGCACTCCCGGCTCGGGCACTTCCTGTCGCTGCTGTTTGTGATCAATGGCTTGTCCGGCCTTCTGTTGTCGCTGATCTATTTCAAAACCCCGGTGGCCTCGGCGTCGGAAGCCGTGCTGCTGTCAGCCACCCTGTGGAAAGTGTTCTTTATTCTGGTGATCGTCACCGGCGTCACCTGCTGGCTGTTTGTGCTGGCGCACGAGAGCCGGGTGGTCGCCGAAGAGGAATCCCACCGGCAAACCCGTCTGTTGCTGGATGAAATCACCGCCCACGAACGCACGGACCAGGCACTGCAACAGGCCAAGGAACAGGCTGAAGCGGCAAATGGCGCGAAAAGTCGCTATCTGACCGGCATCAGTCACGAACTTCGCTCTCCGCTGAATGCCATTCTTGGCTACGCCCAGCTCCTGGAGGGCGACGACAGCATACCCAGCCACCGCAAGGAAGCGCTGGGCGTGATTCGTCGCAGCGGCGAGTATCTGGCCGACCTGATCGAAGGGCTGCTGGACATCTCCAAGATTGAAGCCGGTCGACTGGATCTGCACCGGGACCAGGTGCGCATCGGCTTGCTGATGGAACAACTGGTGACCATGTTCCGCCTGCAGGCCGAAGAGAAAGGCCTGACCTTCAGCTACCACTGCCCCTACCCCTTGCCGGAGATGGTGTCCACCGACGAAAAGCGGTTACGGCAGGTGCTCATCAACCTGCTGTCCAACGCCATCAAGTACACCGATCGGGGCAGTATTACCCTGACCCTGCGCTATCGGAGCCAGGTGGCCGAATTCACCGTGCAGGACACCGGTGAAGGCATCGCCGAGGACAACATCGAGCGTATTTTCCGGCCCTTCGAGCGCATCCGCACCCCCGGCCAGAGCCGCTCCGGCACCGGCCTGGGGCTGACCATCACCCGCCTGCTCACGGAAATCATGGGTGGTGACATCAGCGTTGCAAGCGAGCCCGGCAAAGGCAGTACCTTCAAAGTCAGCCTGATGCTCTCCAGCCTTCACAACGCCTCTCCGGGCGCCTTGGCCGCGCCCGCCCGACGGGTCTATGGCTATTACGGGCCGCGGCGGAAGGTACTTCTGGTGGATGATGACCTGTCCCATCGCCAGGTCATGCGTGCCATGCTGGCGCCGCTGGGGTTCGAAATTCAGGATCTGGGCAACTCGCTCGAGGTGCTGAAAACGGTTCGGGCCAACCAGCCCGACCTGGTGCTGCTGGATGTGTCCATGCCCGGGCTGACGGGCTGGCAAGTGCTGGAGCAGTTACGCGCCGAGAAACTGCTGATGCCGGTAGTGATGGTGTCGGCCGATGCCAACGAGGGACACCACGCGGCCGACTGCCCCCGCCTGCACGACGACTACATCATTAAACCGGTTCGACAGGCACTGCTGCTGGATACCATTGCTCAGGTGCTGGGCCTGGAGTGGCGCTACCTGCCGCACCAGGAGGCACTGCCGGCGGCGGTGGTGGCCGGCGACGTGCCGCTGACCTTACCGGCCGGGGAACACTGCCTGAACTTGGCCAATCTGGCCCGGATTGGCCACCGCAAGGGCCTGCTGGAGGCCCTGCATGACCTGGGCAGCCAGGGTCTCGCCGAGGCCCGGTTTGTCGACGCACTGAAACAACTGACCAACGATTTCCAGTTTGAAACAATTCTTGAACGACTTGAGGTGACCGACCATGAAACTTCCTGA